In Streptomyces sp. NBC_01231, the sequence AGCGGCAGGAGTTCCCACGCGTCCACGGTGAAGCCGAGCCGTGCGTCCGGCGCGGTGCGCGCCTGCAGGCGCCAGGGGCCGGTGCCCGTCGGGTAGAAGCGCAGGGTGAGCACCTGGCCGGTGGAGGTCAGGAAGACCTCGGCGATGGAGTGGTCGACGACCACGCGCAGGTCGACGGGCTCGCCGCCGGGCCAGGGCATCCGGTAGGAGCCGCCGTGGGCCCGCGGGTCCAGTGAGGCATGGTCGCGGTCGACGACCAGCTCGCCGGTCGCACCGTCGAGCCGGATGTCGAGGTACTCGGAGCCGTCGGCGGTGGTCACCAGACGCAGGCCGGCGTCACCGAAGGGCTCCAGACGTGCCAAGAGGTCGAAACTGCGGCCGACTTCGCCCAGCTCCTCCGGATCCGTCCCCAGGGCCAGCCCGGCGGCGTGGACGGTGTGCTCGCGGCGTAGTGCCATCAGCTCCGCTGCGGGCCGCTGGTACGGCAGTCCGTCTTCGGTCAGTTCTATCTCGCGGGGCAGGGTGAGCGTCCCGGCCCAGCCGTCGTCGTCGGACCACTCTTCGTCGCGGGCCTCCCAGGACCAGCCCCACAGCAGCCACCGGTTGCCGGGGCCGCGCAGGAGAGCGGGCGCGTAGCAGTCGGGCCCGTGGTCGAGGAGTACGGGCGGGCCGGCTTCGAAGGTGTCGCCGCGTTCCCCACCGACCATGGCCAGGACGGAGCGGGGGCTGTCGTGGTTGTCCCAGGCGCTGACGATGAGTGCGCCGCGCCCGGAGGCGGCCGGGAGGTACTGGGGGCATTCCCAGCCCTCGCCGGTGAGCAGTCCGGTGTTCACGCCCACGGGCTCTGGCGCGCCGGCGTGGAAGGGCCCTCGATAGGTCCAGGTCTCCAGGTCGGGCGATGTGTAGTGCAGGGCCGCGGCGCGTCCGTCCGCCAGGGCCGCGCCGACGAGCATCCGCCAGCCGTTGCCGTCCCGCCAGACGTACGGGTCGCGGTACATGGTCGTGCCCTCGGGCGGCTCGGGGATGAGCAGGTCGCCGCGGAGGGTGAAGGTGTGGCCGCCGTCGTGGGAGGTGGCGGTGGTGACCGGCTGGTCCCAGCGGTCACGGCGGTAGGCGGAGTAGAAGGCGACCAGCCGGTCGCCGTCGGAGACGGTGTTGCCGGAGTAGCAGCCGTCGGCGTCGACGCCCCCTGCGGTGGGGGTCAGGGCGATCGGCAGCGGTTCCCAGCTCAGCAGGTCCGGGCTGCGGTAGTGGCCCCAGTGGATGTTCGCGTGCCGACTGCCATGCGGGTTGTACTGATAGCAGACGTGGTAGTGGCCGTCGTGGAAGACCAGCCCGTTGGGGTCGTTGATCCAGTTGTCGGGCGGGCGCAGGTGCGCGACGGGGCGGTACGGGTCGAGGGGCGCGGTGGACACACGCGTGCCTTTCGTGGAGTTCAGGGAGCGTGGGGGGTGTGCGGGGGCGGTCAGCGGAAGGAGCCGGCCACGATTCCCTCGACGAAGTGCCGCTGTGCGGCAAGGAAGATGAGCACGCTGGGGATCAGGGCGATGATCACGCCGGCGAGCACGATGGAGATGCTGCCGGTGCCCATGGTTCCCTGCAGGGTCACCAGGCCCAGGGGCAGAGTGAACTTGTCGGTGGACTGCAGGAAGATCAGCGGGCGGAAGAACTCGTTCCAGTAGGCGGAGAAGGTGAGCACCGCCAGGGTCGCCATCGGGGCGCGCGCCATGGGGGCGTAGATACGGGCGAAGACCTGGAAGTGCGAGGCCCCGTCCACCCGTGCCGCCTCGCCGAGTTCGCGGGGCATCTGCAGGAAGTACTGCCGCATCAGGAAGGTGCCGAACGCGCCTCCGACGACGGGCAGGACGAGCGCCATGCGGCTGTCGGTCAGGCCCAGATACCTGATGATCAGGAAGACCGGGATGATGGTCGTCTGGATGGGGACCATCAACGTGGCCAGGATGATGCCGAACAGGGCCTTGTTGCCGCGGAAGCGGACCATGGCGAAGGCGTAGCCGCTCATCGTCGAGGTGAGGAGCTGGCCGACCACGATGAGCCCGGTGACGACCACGCTGTTGAGGAAGAACGTGGTCAGCGGGACCTTGTCGAAGACGGCCTGGTAGTTCGACCAGATCGGATGCGTGGGAATCCATTGCGGCGGCTGGTCGAAGGAGGTGGCCGGGGTGCGCAGCGAGGTGGCCAGGGCCCACACGAGCGGCGCCACCACCAGCACCGCCGCCACGGTCAGAACGGTGAGCGACAGCAGACGTCCGATGCTGCTACGGCGCCGGCGCGGGGGCCGGGCGGTGGCCACGGGCTGCTTGCCGAGGATGGCGGTCATGAGTAGAACACCCACTTTCGGCTCGTCGTGAACTGCACGGCCGTGATGACCAGCAGGACGGCGAACAGCAGCACGGAGATGGCCGAGGCGTAGCCGAACTGGAGGTTCTGGAAGGCCGTTTGGTAGACGAGCAGCACGGTGGTGTAGGTCGAGTCGCCGGGGCCGCCCTTGGTCATCACGTACGGCTGGTCGAAGAGCTGCATCGTGTTGATCAGGCCGACGGTGGAGGCGAACAGGACCGTGGGGCTGATGAGGGGCAGTTTGATCCGCCAGAACAGGCGGGCGGACGAGGCGCCGTCGATCTGCGCGGCCTCCAGGACGTCGCCCGGCAGGGAGCCGAGGGCGGCGACGAAGAGGATGAAGGTGAAGCCCAGTTGCTGCCACACGGCGACCAGCACGATGGTGGCCGTCGCTCCCCCGGTGGAGCTCAGCCAGGAGACCTCGGGCAGGTGCAGCAGGCCCAGGTAGTAGTTGATGACGCCGAACTGGTCGTTGAAGACGTACGCCATCACGATCGAGATCGACGCGGCCGAGGCCAGCATCGGCAGGAAGAACGCCGCGCGGAAGAGGTTGCGCACGATCTTCGACGCCCGCTGGGCGACCATCAGCGCCAGCCCCAGGCCGAGGGCGACCTGAAGGAAGACGATCATCACGGCGAGGCCCGAGGTCACCAGCAGCGAATGGGTGACCGCGTTGTCGCCGAGGAGCGCGTCGAAGTTGTCCAGCCCGACGAATTGGGGGCTGGAGATGCCGTCCCACCTGAACAGGGCGAGGACGAACGAGGCGACGATCGGCGCCACGGTGAAGACCACGACCACGACCAGGGCCGAGGCCACCATGGCGTAGCCGAACAGTGCCTCGCGGCGCCCACGTCGGCTCTGGGCGCGGCGGCGCAGGGCCGTGGCGTCGTCCGCCGGGGGCTGTGGAGGGCGGCCGGGCCGCGCGCCCGCCGGGGCGGATGCGCGGCCGAGACTGCGAACAGGTTGCGACATCAGCACGTCATCCCGTCTTCGCGGCGGTTTCGAGGTCACCCTGAAGACCGTCGAGGGCCGCCTTCGCCTTGCCCGTGGACATCGCCTGCGTGGTGCGCTTGTTCAGCGCGATGGCCATCGCCTGGTAGTACGGCGGGGCCGGAATCGGAGCGGTGTCGTCGAGCTTGGTGAGCGTGTCGTAGAAGACGTGCCAGTTCTTGGGGCCGGTGGTGGCATACCTCTCGGCTGTCAGCATCGACTTGAGGGCGGGCGTCGTGACGTTGCCCGGGATCAGCAGGTCGATGTTCTTCGGGGTCACCAGGGTCTTCACGAACTCCCAGGCGAGGTCCTTGTTCTTGGACGACTTGAGGATGCCGTAGCCGCCGGAGCCGAACAGATGGCGCTGCGACTGCCACTTGGGGAAGTACTGCACGTCGAAGGCGTCGTCCGCCATGCCCGCGTTGTGCAGGCCCCCCGCCCAGAATCCGCCGCCGATCGCCATGCCGATCTTGTTGCTGGAGAACAGGCCCTGCAGCGTGGTGCCGCCGCCGACGTCGGGCTTGGGCGACAGGCCCTCCTTCTGCAGCTGGATCAGGTAGTCCAGCGACTCGACGACCGGGGCGGAGTTGGCGGTCGGGTCACCCCAGCGCCAGCCGCCCTTGCGGCCGGCCGCGGCAGGGTCGTTCGGATAGAAGGTGTTCCACAGCCAGTCGCCGCCGTCCCACTTGCCCTCGGTGAGCAGGTTGCCGCCGTTGGCGTACATCCAGGACGTCCAACTGCCCCACAGCCGTACGACCCAGTCGTAGCCCACCGCGTTGCCGCCCTTGGCGGAGATTTTCTTTGCGATGTCGTAGAAGTCGTCCCGGGTCCAGTCGTCGGCGGGGCGGTCCACGCCGACACTGTTGAACAGCGAGGTGTTGTAGAACATGTTTCCGGCGTTGAAGTCGGTCGGCAGCTCGTAGAGGTGCCCCTGGTACATCATCGCCTCGACCAGCGCCGGGTGGACGTCGGCGAAGTACGGCTTGAGCTCGGTGGCGTCCCGCTTGACGTAGTCGTCCAGCGGTTCGGCCAGGCCCTTGGCCGCGAACAGTTGCAGGCCCTCGGTGGCGACGCAGGCGATGTCCGGGGCGTTGCCCGCGGACATCTGGGTGAGCAGCTTGCTGAAGAAGTCGTTCCAGTCCGTGCCCGTGGTGCCGGTGAACTTCACCTTCACGCCCGGATGGGCCGCCTCGAACGTCCCGGCCGCCTTGGCCATCTTGTCCGCCGATGCCTGGTCGGTGAAGATCGCGACGTTCAGCAGCTTCGACCCGGAGGAGCCAGAGGACGAACCGGACGAGCAGGCGGAGGCCAGCCCGCCCACACCCGCCAGCGCGGCGGAGGCGGCGCCCGCTCTCAGCAGGCCGCGGCGGCTCAACGGAGCCTTGAAAGTCCCAGAGGACATGCGTGTACCCTCACTGTGTTCCAAGTACAGACAGGAGTGACGACCGATTGCAGCGGTCGCCTGTCGTCGTGCGAATGCTTCGCCGTCCCGGGTTCAGAGCCGGGGCGGCGAAGTGACCGATGCCCGCGCCACCAGCGGGCAATGCAGCATCTCCTGGGTGACCGGGCCCGGTGGCCGACCCGGCGTTCCGGTGAGCGCGAGCAGTTGGGTGACCGCCCGCGCCCCCATCTCGTAGTGCGGGAGCTGGACCGTGCTCAGCGCCGGGTAGAGCGCCTCGGAGACCAGCTCCTGGTTGTCGAATCCGACGACCGACAAGTCGTCGGGGATGGACAGTCCCAGCTCGGCGGCGGCCCGGTAGGCACCGGCAGCCATCCGGTCGTTGAAGCAGAACAACGCCGTCGGACGCTGATCCGCCGTCAGCAGCCGCCGCGCGGCCCGGTACCCCGCGGCCACATCGACAGCGACCGAGCCCACGGGCACCGCCGTCTCGGAGGCGATCAGGGAGGGGTCGTAGGAGACTCCGGCCTCGGCCAGCGCCTTGCGGTAGCCCTCGATGCGTCCGTGCAGAGCGGGGATGTCCGCCGTTCCCACCGTCATACCGATCCTGCGGTGCCCGTGCTCGATCAGCTCCCGCGCCGCCGTGTACCCGCCCTGGACCTCGTCGGGCACCACGAAGGGCACTGCGGGGTCGTCGCAGCGGGCGTCCAGCAGCACCGAGGGCGTCGAGCGCAGGCTCTCCGGCAGGCGTACGACGCGGTGGTACATGGCGGCGTACAGCACGCCGTCGACCTGGCGCTGGAGCAGCATCTCGATGCTGCGGCGCTCCAACTCCTCGTCGCCGCCGGTGTTCACCAGCAGCAGCACCAGGCCGTGAGTCGCCGCGGCCTCCTGCGCGCCGAGGATGATCCGGCCCGCGTTGGGGGTGGTGGCGATCTCATCACTGATGAACCCGATGGTCTGCGAACGCTGTGTCCGCAGCCCCCGGGCCAGATTGTTCGGCGCGTACCCGAGCTCCTCGGCGACCCGCAGGACCCGCTGCCGGGTCTCCGCACTGGCCCGCTTGCCCTCCACCCGGTTGAGGATGTGCGACACGGTGGCGACGGACACACCTGCCGCCGCGGCCACGTCTTTGATCCCGATCCGGCGCGCCATCGCCCCTGCCCAAAGTGGTTGATACCAGGTTGGCTAATCGTTTAGCCAACCTGCGTACACTGAGAGTGCCCCCGGCCAAAGCCGCTGTCAATGGCTCGTTACGAACTCGCGGCCGCAGCATGTCCTCGCCCTGGTCCTGGTCCTGGTCCACCTCGTGGCGGACACATCGGTGTGACGACGGGAAGACGGAGCCTGGCGGGCGAAGTCCCAGGCGATGATCCCCACGGGCCGAAGTCGCGGTGACAGATCGCCTCGCCTTCGACGGGCCCGCCGGCCGTCATGGGGGCTCACTGCCGAGGTTTCTCACCCCCGCAGATGCCCGGGGAGTGGGCCTAGGCTGTTGTCAGGCCCGAGAAGCAGGGGGAACAAGGGAACATGGCGATTGGGGGCAAGCCCATGTCCAGACGGCCCCGGCCGTCGATGGCGGATGTCGCCCGTCACGCCGGTGTCGCGCCGCAGACGGTTTCGCGCGTGTCCAACGGTCACACCAACGTCGACCCGGCGACCAGGCAGCGCGTCGTCGAGTCGATGCAGGCGTTGGGCTACCGGCCGAACGGAGCCGCACGCGCGCTCAAAAGCGGGCGGTTCAACACGATCGGTGTCATCACCTTCACGCTCAAGACGTTCGGAAACACGCGCACACTCGACGCCATCGCCAAGGAAGCCGCACGCGCCAAGTACGCCGTCACCCTCATCCCCGTGTCGGACCCGACCATGGGCAGGGTTTCCGGTGCCTACGACCGGCTCAGCGAGGCAGCCGTCGACGGAGTGATCCTCGTCTTCGAGGCGCATCTCCTGGACGATGCCGAGTTCAGCCTCCCACCAGGGGTTCCGATGGTGGTCGTCGACTCCGATACCGGCCCCGGTTACACCGTCGTGGACACCGACCAGGCGCAGGGCGCCCGGCAGGCGACGGAACACCTGCTGGAACTCGGCCACCAGCAGGTATGGCACATCGCCGGACCCCCGACCTCGTTCTCCGCGGCCCATCGCGTCGAGTCCTGGCAAAGCACCCTGCAGAATGCCGGCATCGTCCCGCCCCCGGTGCTGTACGGCGACTGGACCACCCGATCCGGATATCAGCACGGGTTGACGCTGGGGCAAAGGCCGGAGGTCACGGCGATCTTCGCCGCGAACGACCACATGGCGCTCGGTGTCATGCGTGCCCTGCACGAGCTCGGCCGCCGGATTCCCGACGACGTCAGCGTGGTGGGGTTCGACGACATGGAGGAGACCCATGCCTTCTGGCCACCGCTGACCACCGTGCGGCAGGACTTCGCCGCGGTCGGCCGACTCAGTTTTCAGAAGCTACTGAGCAAGATCGGCCGCACGGGGCCCGACCTGATCGACAAGACCTTGGTCCCGACCCGGCTGGTGGTCCGCGCGAGCACCGCAGCGCCGCCGCCCTCACCGGAAGGCGAAGCGCGGCGGCGCTGAGCCGTACGGGCCCGGCGAGGGTACTCGCAGGGCCCGTACGGGTCGGATCAGTGGTCGGATCAGTGTGCGAGGGGAACAGGTCCTGGTCCTGGCATCAGCTTCTGGTCCACTGCTGGTTGCTGCTTCCGTTGCAGTACCAGACATCGACCGCCGTGCCGTTGCCGGTGCCTGCTCCGGCCGCGTCCAGGCAGAGCGCCGGGTTCGCGACGCTGGTCACGGAGAGGTCCGCGTTCACGTTCCACTGTTGTGCCGTTGCGCCGGTGCAGTCGGAGATGATCACGGGATCTCCCGCCGTGGCTCCGGTGCCTCCCACGGTCATGCACTTGTTGCCGTAGACGGTGAGTTGTTTGTCCGCGTTCCAGTTCCAGGTCTGGTTGCCGCCGTCGTTGCAGTCCCAGAGGTCGAGTTGGGTGCCGCTGGTCGTGCTGAACCCGGGCACGTCGACGCAGCGGCCCGAGCCCACTCCACGCAGGACCTCGCCGGGAGGCGCGGGCGGCAGGTCGTTGACGGGCGCGGTCTTGCCGAAGCCGTAGCCCCAGCGCAACAGGGCGACTCCGGTGGCGCTGTTGTCCACCAGGTTGCCCTCGGAGTCCAGCGACTCGATCGAGTAGGCGTCGCCGAACCTCAGCCCCGGCCAGTACACCAGTCCCATCCCCTTGCTGCGGGCGGTGTTGGCCACGGCCGCGAGATACGAGGTGTAGACGTTGCCGTTCCACGCGCCGTAGTTCAGACCGATGGTCATCGGGGAGCCGGCCTCGTCGATGATGGTCCGGCCGGCGTACGTGCCGATCCGGGCTTCGAGGTCGGCGGTCCAGTCCGCCTGCTGGGTGTAGCTGGCCCAGAAGCCGTAGAAGTGCAGCGACAGCAGCGTTCCCCGCAGTTCGGGTGCCGCGCCGACACCGGTGACGTTGTCGTTGTAGCCGGTACCGCTGATCACGACACGACCGCGCGGGACGTCCTTGTGCTGGGCCAGCCACCCGCTGGTGACGGACACCCACTGGTCCAGGGTGTAGCCGTGCGGCTCGTTCATGGGCTCGAAGTAGACCCGTGGATTGTGCTTGTACTCCCGCACCACGGTGTTCCACATCGTTTTCCAGGCGGCCGTGTCGTCGACCAGGCCGTCCTTGCTGGAGTCGGCCTCCCAGTAGCTGACGATGACCTTGTCACCGTAGGCCGTGGCCGCGTCGATCGTCGCCCGGTACGACTTCCACCAATTGGTGCCCACGCTTGCCGGGTTGATCGGCAGTCGCAGCGTGTTGGCGCCCAGGTTCTTCTTGAAGCCGCGCACCATGTGATCCGTGGTGCGGTACACGGTGCGGTAGTCGTCGGTCACCGACAGCCCGCTGGGCACCACGGCGTCACTGGCGTAGTTGTCCCGCGGGTCTGCCCAGTTCACCCCGCGGAAGTCACTGGTTCCGCCCTTCGACGCAGGCTGCGCCGGCGTCTGCGAGGCGGCTGACGTCTCGGCGGCCGCCTGGGCGAGCGCGGGAGTGGTCAGGAACAGGAGTGTCGCGCCGAAGCCGGCCATGAGCACACTGGCCAGTCTTCTCGACCTCGTAGGGGTCTTGGTCATGTCGTCTCCAGTGACGGGAATCGCGGAGGGCGGAGTGCGGGTTCGTCACCTGAGCCGAGACAGTGATGAACCAGGGTCCGGATACAGACACTCGGACCGTGTGAACCAGCCATGGTTACGTAACCATGGCCCGGACATTGGCACGACGCCCGCACTGGTGACAAGACCCATGACGGTTCCGAAAGGCGGCAGGCCGACGGCGGGCCGGGCGGCGCCCTGCTTCGGGCTGCCGCCACAGGTCAGCACCCAGCGCCACCTCGGCGACGATGTCGACACCGTCCGGAGTCACAGCACCGCCGCTGAACTCGCGGGCGTCCTGTCGAGCGGTCGCGGCTCAGCCGCGTGGTCCTGCGCCGTGCAGGAGTGTGTCGATGACGAGTGCGGCCAGCGCGTCCGGGTCTTGCGCGGCTGGATCCTGGCCGGCGCCCGGCCTGTCGAGGGCTTCGCTCAGGAGGGCGTAGTACACCTGCCGCGTCCAGTCCAGGTCGGCGTCCGGGGCGAGGAGCCCCTCGTTCTGCGCTCGGGTCAGGAGTTCGACGGTGTACGTGTCGATCTCTGCCCAGAGGGCGGCTGCGGCGCTGGTATGGGGCGTGGCGTGACTGAGGGTGAAGCGCCAGGTGTTCTTGACCCGCAGGACATTCGCAGTCACCCGGTACAGGGCCACGAGCGCGGGAGCGGAGTCGGGCCGGGCTTCCCCGATGGCGTCAAGGAGCTGCTGCTTCGCGGAGACGGCGAGCGCCTCCAGCAGTGCTTGCCGGTTCGCGAATCGGCGGTGCACCGTGATCCTGGTCAGCCCCGCTGCTTCGGCGATCTGCTCCATGGAGGCACCGGCGTCGTCGGCGAGGACCCGCTCGGCCGCTTCCAAAATCGCACGCACACTGCGCTCGGCATCTGCCCGCAGCGGTCGGCCCATAGCGGTCTCCCTGTCTCGTTCGTTTCGCCCCCTGTAGAGGATACGTGAACGCTACGGGTATCCCGATAACTGATTCTTGCCTGCCGCGAATGTGTTGCTACCTGATACGTCGATGTTACGTATCGAAGGTCGCGCCACACCGCACGACGGCTGACGACTCGACGACGTCGCCGGTCAGGCAATGCTTTCGCCGGGGCAAGCCCGGAGGTCGTCGTCATGAGCCGAGAGAGCGGGACCGATTCGCCCTGGCGGATGACACGGTCGGGCGCCCGGGATGACTCCCGACGACATCACTGATCCCTAGCTTCAGCTCATGTCGATCATGCGGGAGTCTCCTCGCCGCCCCCGGCTCACCGGTGTCGTCACTCCCAGCTCCGCCACCCTCGCGCAGTCCGTGACCTCCATTCCGTATCCGAGCGAGAGGTCGCCGGACCCATGGGGGCCTTCAGATGCGTACGGCGGCGGGCCCGGCTCGACGAAGTCGCCGGGCCAGGAATAGCCCCACTCCCGCGCGCCAGCGGAGCATCCGCACGCGGAGCGCACGGCAGGTTCAACGCGCCGGGGGAGACCTCCGGCCCGACTCAAGGAATGGGCATGTCCTCAACCAATCGGCGTACCCGAATCTCCCGGCGGACCGCGATGGCGCTGGCCACCATGTCGGTCGTCGCCGCTGTCGCCGCCACGGCACCGAGCATGGCCAATGCCGTGAGCGGCAGCTCCAGCGGCACGCGGCACTCGGCCACCCGGACGCAGAACGCGGAGAGCGCCGGCACCGCCCCCAACCTGCGCGCCAAGGCCGCCAACGGCGTCACCTACCAGTACCGCCGCTTCGGCCACCCCAGGCCCAACACCGTGCCGCTGGTCTTCCTCCAGCACTTCCGCGGCACCCTCGACAGCTGGGACCCCAAGCTCATCGACACCATCGCCGCCAAGCGCGAGGTCATCCTCGTGGACAACGTCGGCGTCGGCGGCTCGACCGGCACCACCGCCAGCACCGTCCAGCAGATGGCCCTGGACGCCATCGACTTCATCGACGCCCTCAAGCTGCCCCGCTACGACGTGTTCGGCTTCTCCCTCGGCGGCGAGGTCGCCCAGGAGGTCGCGCTGCGCCGCCCCTGGCAGGTCCGCCGCGTCGTCCTGGCCGCCACCGGACCCCAGGGCGGAGTGGACCAGCGCGCAACCGACCCCAACATCCTGCGGCGGACCCTGAAGGACAACCCCGGCCCCGAGGACTACCTCTTCCTCTTCTTCAAGAACACCGCCTCCAGCCAGGCCGCGGGAGGCGAGTTCCTGCAGCGTCTCGGGCAGCGCACCACCGAGCACGACGCCCCCTCCAGCCTGGCCACCCGCGACCGCCAGCTCACCGCGTGGTCCGAGTGGGGCATCCCCGACAAGTCCAAGCTGGTGCGCCTGAACGCCCTCTTCCAGCCGGTCCTGGTCGCCGACGGCGAGAGCGACATCCTGATGCCCGCCAAGAACTCCCACCTGCTGGCCAAGTACCTCCCCGACGCCCAGCTGCACATCTACCCGGACGCCGGCCACGGCTTCCTCTACCAGTACGCCGTCACGTTCGGCACCGAGGTGAACACCTTCCTCGACCGCTGACCGCACCTCGCCGCGAGACGGTCACCCGCGCCGACCGATACCCCGCCGGAGCCCGGCGGGGTATCGCCGTGCAACAGCCCGCCGACCTGGCCGATGTCATGACCCTCCGTAAGAGATACGTGAACGCTACGAATGCTTCTTTAATTGATGCTCTGATGTTGCTTGTGACTTGGAATCTGATACATTGGTGAAACCGATTGAGGGTTGCAGACACGGCGACGGACCTCGGTACGACCGTCGTCCGCGTCCGCGTCCGGCACCGCGACCCCCACACCCCGCAAGCAGTCCTTGAGTCAGGAGCCCACAATGGCGACAACACGTCCGGTAGCCCTCGTGACGGGCGCGTCCTCCGGCATCGGAAAAGCAGCCTCCCTCGCTCTGGTCAAGGCGGGCTACGAGGTGGTCGGCACGAGCCGCAACACCGCGCACGTCACTCCTGTGAAGGGCGTGACCTTCCTCGACCTCGACGTGACCAGCGACGAGTCGGTGACGGCCGCGGTCGGCGAGGTGATCGACCGGTTCGGGCGGATCGACGTCCTGGTCAACAACGCCGGCATCGGCTCGGCGGGAGCCGCCGAGGAGTCCTCCGCCGCCCAGGCCCAGCACCTGTTCGACATCAACGTCTTCGGCGTCATCCGCATGACCAACGCCGTGCTGCCGCACATGCGCGCGGCGGGCAGCGGACGCATCATCAACGTCTCCTCCATCGTCGGGTTCATGCCGCAGCCCTACATGGCCGTCTATGCCGCCTCCAAGCACGCCGTCGAGGGCTACTCCGAGTCCGTCGACCACGAGGTCCGCGAATACGGCGTACGCGTCCTGCTCGTCGAACCCGCCTGGACCAGCACCGCCTTCGACGCCGCCAGCGTCCGCCCCGACCAGCCCCTGGACATCTACGCCCAGCGGCGGCAGATCTTCGAGGAGTACATGGCCGGAGCGGTCAAGGACGGCGACGACCCCGCCGTCGTCGCCAAGGAGATCGCCGCCG encodes:
- a CDS encoding alpha/beta hydrolase, yielding MSSTNRRTRISRRTAMALATMSVVAAVAATAPSMANAVSGSSSGTRHSATRTQNAESAGTAPNLRAKAANGVTYQYRRFGHPRPNTVPLVFLQHFRGTLDSWDPKLIDTIAAKREVILVDNVGVGGSTGTTASTVQQMALDAIDFIDALKLPRYDVFGFSLGGEVAQEVALRRPWQVRRVVLAATGPQGGVDQRATDPNILRRTLKDNPGPEDYLFLFFKNTASSQAAGGEFLQRLGQRTTEHDAPSSLATRDRQLTAWSEWGIPDKSKLVRLNALFQPVLVADGESDILMPAKNSHLLAKYLPDAQLHIYPDAGHGFLYQYAVTFGTEVNTFLDR
- a CDS encoding oxidoreductase, which produces MATTRPVALVTGASSGIGKAASLALVKAGYEVVGTSRNTAHVTPVKGVTFLDLDVTSDESVTAAVGEVIDRFGRIDVLVNNAGIGSAGAAEESSAAQAQHLFDINVFGVIRMTNAVLPHMRAAGSGRIINVSSIVGFMPQPYMAVYAASKHAVEGYSESVDHEVREYGVRVLLVEPAWTSTAFDAASVRPDQPLDIYAQRRQIFEEYMAGAVKDGDDPAVVAKEIAAAATDAKPKLRYTAGAMTGRVRTMRRIVPSRMFDQQLRKLNRLPAA